One region of Algihabitans albus genomic DNA includes:
- a CDS encoding PAS domain-containing protein, which produces MRLDRPEVLQSPELRRLFAYWWDRHAEDRPPSRAEIDPVDVPDLLPDLLLVDVDWTGDKPRFYFRLAGTRFTQFYTEELTGRWLDDLQLGSWQSFWEAEYHAIIHEWKPRYGLNSVVWQGRDFVRFEWLMLPLVTPNRRCDMILIGVRFEGSDGFQLQSESPEDTRAVGMTKPDDG; this is translated from the coding sequence GTGCGGCTTGATCGGCCCGAAGTTCTGCAGTCGCCCGAGCTGCGCCGACTTTTCGCCTATTGGTGGGACCGCCATGCCGAAGACAGGCCGCCTTCGCGCGCCGAGATCGATCCGGTCGACGTTCCGGACCTGCTGCCGGACCTGCTGCTCGTCGACGTCGACTGGACCGGCGACAAACCCCGGTTCTATTTCCGGCTCGCCGGGACCCGCTTTACACAGTTCTATACGGAAGAACTCACCGGGCGCTGGCTGGACGACCTTCAACTCGGTTCGTGGCAGAGCTTCTGGGAGGCGGAGTATCACGCCATCATCCATGAGTGGAAACCACGCTACGGCCTCAATTCGGTGGTTTGGCAAGGGCGGGACTTCGTCCGCTTCGAATGGCTGATGCTGCCGCTCGTGACGCCGAACCGGCGCTGCGACATGATTCTGATCGGTGTGCGTTTCGAGGGCAGCGACGGGTTTCAGCTGCAATCGGAGAGCCCTGAAGATACGCGGGCTGTCGGGATGACGAAACCGGACGATGGCTAG
- a CDS encoding c-type cytochrome: MKYRFAAVALLLVGSTLGLVALLRPPGVQSTAIDPNDIQMVNSGARIYAAECATCHGAELEGQTNWRQRNAAGRLPAPPHDPSGHTWHHPDAHLFAMTKQGIAALAGAGYQSDMPAYGETLSDAEILAVLSYIKSTWPPEIQARHDEINRRFQAAQD; the protein is encoded by the coding sequence ATGAAGTACCGCTTTGCCGCCGTCGCCCTGCTTCTCGTCGGGAGCACCCTCGGGTTGGTCGCTCTCCTGAGACCGCCGGGCGTGCAATCGACAGCGATCGACCCGAACGACATCCAGATGGTGAACAGCGGTGCGAGGATATACGCGGCCGAGTGCGCCACCTGCCATGGAGCCGAACTGGAAGGACAGACGAATTGGCGCCAGCGCAATGCCGCAGGACGGTTACCGGCACCACCGCACGATCCGAGCGGTCATACCTGGCACCATCCCGACGCCCACCTCTTCGCCATGACGAAGCAGGGAATCGCAGCCCTGGCGGGAGCAGGCTACCAGAGCGACATGCCGGCCTACGGCGAGACCTTGAGCGACGCCGAGATCCTGGCCGTCCTCAGCTATATCAAGAGCACCTGGCCGCCGGAGATCCAAGCCAGGCACGACGAAATCAACCGCCGCTTCCAGGCGGCTCAGGACTGA
- a CDS encoding cytochrome b/b6 domain-containing protein: protein MPRNRTDEVLPAGRRPVGRRVWDLPTRVFHWALVVLVLTSYLTGEFWRGVDMQWHKLSGYAILALVLFRLAWGFVGTRHARFQDFLRPPGQTLSYLGGLISGRNSSYAGHNPLGGLSVLLLLLLLLVQAGSGLFASDDIFIEGPLAGLVPGVTVDWMTGVHHLAFDLLVALIALHLAAVAFYEAVKGQRLIRAMVTGNKQIGEAGAEATPNVPSAGFRGLLSMVLSAAAVAALVLGLPAWTD, encoded by the coding sequence ATGCCGAGAAACCGAACAGACGAAGTGCTGCCCGCCGGTCGCCGTCCAGTTGGGCGCCGTGTCTGGGACCTACCGACACGCGTCTTCCACTGGGCATTGGTCGTGCTGGTTCTCACCAGTTATCTGACCGGCGAATTCTGGCGCGGCGTTGACATGCAGTGGCACAAGCTGTCGGGCTACGCGATCCTGGCGCTGGTCCTATTCCGCCTCGCTTGGGGCTTTGTCGGGACGCGCCACGCCCGTTTCCAGGATTTTCTGCGACCGCCCGGACAGACTCTCTCCTACCTGGGTGGGCTGATTTCAGGCCGGAATTCCAGCTATGCCGGGCACAATCCGCTGGGCGGACTTTCCGTGCTGCTGCTGCTCCTGCTGTTGCTGGTTCAGGCCGGAAGCGGGCTCTTCGCCAGCGACGATATCTTCATCGAAGGGCCGCTTGCAGGGCTGGTGCCCGGAGTTACGGTGGACTGGATGACCGGTGTGCATCACCTGGCGTTCGATCTGCTGGTCGCCCTGATCGCACTGCATCTGGCGGCGGTCGCCTTCTACGAAGCGGTGAAGGGGCAGCGGCTGATCCGGGCCATGGTGACCGGCAACAAGCAGATTGGAGAGGCCGGCGCAGAAGCAACGCCGAACGTTCCCTCCGCTGGGTTTCGCGGACTGCTGTCCATGGTCCTTTCGGCCGCAGCCGTCGCCGCGCTCGTCCTGGGGTTACCCGCTTGGACGGACTGA
- a CDS encoding c-type cytochrome, whose amino-acid sequence MTGRNSRLLLSAVVAASIVAAGGFGALASDAEDAVKYRQGVFQGLKWNIGPLAAMAKGEMAFDAAEVELRSQRIANLSTTIVEGFPEGSDMIADSDALPEIWEDKDVFMEKATALGEAATDLSSAAPTLDAGGLGPMVGAIGQACKACHDDFRAE is encoded by the coding sequence ATGACGGGACGCAACAGCCGCCTTCTTCTTTCCGCCGTCGTTGCCGCTTCGATCGTCGCGGCCGGCGGATTTGGGGCCTTGGCCTCCGACGCCGAGGACGCGGTGAAGTATCGCCAAGGTGTGTTCCAAGGGTTGAAGTGGAACATCGGCCCACTGGCCGCCATGGCGAAGGGCGAAATGGCGTTCGACGCGGCCGAGGTGGAACTCCGCTCTCAGCGCATTGCCAACCTCTCGACCACCATCGTCGAGGGCTTCCCCGAGGGTTCCGACATGATCGCGGACAGCGATGCCCTGCCGGAAATCTGGGAAGACAAGGACGTTTTCATGGAGAAGGCGACGGCGCTTGGCGAGGCTGCGACGGACCTGAGCTCCGCAGCTCCGACCCTAGACGCCGGCGGTCTGGGTCCCATGGTCGGCGCCATCGGCCAGGCCTGCAAGGCCTGCCACGACGACTTCCGGGCCGAATGA
- the chrA gene encoding chromate efflux transporter: MVTEERAKRGRAGEVFTAFAKLGVTAFGGPVAHLGYFRTEFVQRRRWLDDRTYGEYVALAQFLPGPASSQVGMALGAHRAGWLGGLAAWTAFTLPSALLMIAFAYGVVALGDVSGAGWLTGLKLVAVAVVVQALWQMANSLCPDRPRAGLALGGAALALLAPVFFGSAVWGQVGAILLGGMIGAVAFRRDASNADYGGLAVGRGFGALLLGSFFVLLVLLPPLASADGTLAVFDSFYRAGALVFGGGHVVLPLLQAETVPTGWVEPDLFLAGYGAAQALPGPLFTFAAYLGAAKEGAPSGLLGGAIALIAVFLPGALLIFGVLPFWQTLRRKPAMAGAVTGANAAVVGILLAALYDPLWTGTVTAVENFVFLLAALALLMLVKVPPWAVVAAGALAGWALL; the protein is encoded by the coding sequence ATGGTGACGGAAGAGCGAGCGAAGCGCGGCAGGGCAGGGGAGGTTTTCACCGCTTTCGCGAAGCTTGGCGTGACGGCCTTCGGCGGTCCGGTGGCCCACCTTGGGTATTTCCGCACCGAGTTCGTGCAGCGCCGCAGGTGGCTCGACGACCGGACCTACGGCGAGTACGTGGCGCTGGCGCAGTTTCTGCCAGGGCCGGCCTCGAGCCAGGTCGGCATGGCCTTGGGGGCCCATCGCGCCGGTTGGCTCGGCGGGTTGGCGGCCTGGACCGCCTTCACGCTGCCGTCGGCCCTGTTGATGATCGCCTTTGCTTACGGCGTCGTCGCGCTCGGCGACGTTTCCGGCGCGGGTTGGCTGACCGGTCTCAAGCTTGTCGCCGTGGCGGTGGTCGTTCAGGCCCTGTGGCAGATGGCCAACTCCCTCTGCCCCGACCGACCGCGCGCCGGCCTGGCCCTAGGCGGTGCCGCGCTCGCGCTGCTGGCGCCGGTGTTCTTCGGCAGCGCGGTCTGGGGACAGGTGGGGGCGATTCTGCTGGGCGGGATGATCGGCGCGGTCGCCTTTCGCCGCGACGCCTCGAACGCCGACTATGGGGGGCTTGCGGTGGGACGCGGCTTCGGCGCGCTGCTGCTCGGCAGCTTCTTCGTTCTTTTGGTTCTGCTTCCCCCCCTGGCGTCCGCCGACGGCACTCTGGCCGTTTTCGACTCCTTCTATCGGGCCGGGGCGCTGGTGTTCGGCGGCGGGCATGTGGTGCTGCCGCTGCTTCAGGCGGAGACGGTGCCGACCGGCTGGGTCGAGCCGGACCTGTTCCTGGCCGGCTACGGAGCGGCGCAGGCCCTTCCCGGGCCGCTCTTTACCTTTGCCGCTTATCTGGGAGCGGCAAAGGAGGGGGCGCCGAGCGGTCTGTTGGGCGGAGCGATTGCCTTAATCGCCGTGTTCCTGCCGGGCGCACTCCTGATCTTCGGCGTGCTGCCCTTTTGGCAGACGCTGCGTCGCAAGCCGGCCATGGCCGGGGCCGTGACCGGCGCGAACGCGGCTGTGGTTGGTATCCTGCTCGCAGCCCTCTACGACCCTCTCTGGACCGGCACGGTGACAGCCGTCGAGAACTTCGTCTTTTTGCTCGCCGCCCTGGCACTGCTCATGCTGGTCAAGGTGCCGCCCTGGGCGGTTGTGGCTGCTGGCGCGCTGGCTGGCTGGGCGCTCCTGTGA
- a CDS encoding fatty acid desaturase, with protein MNTLRFKTERAYLQALSSRRSDRAGLVQLALHLALLALSSLLCLRAAGSAWLAPALLMQGALLVFLFCPLHEASHRSAFRSRKLNDAVAWGAGLLLLIAPTWFRHYHMAHHRWTQNPTRDPELETPKPESLGAWLLHVSGLPLWRAQTVTLLRLSVGRGDFSYLPQRDRAKAEREARLMLAIYGAGALTAFGFQSWLALLIWIGPLLVGQPLLRLFLLAEHGGCPYTADMLANTRTTFTTAALRRLCWNMNFHAEHHAYPSVPFHALPELHGWLRDRLQVTARGYIAANRQILRQITGAPSQPARQQPQPPRAAP; from the coding sequence GTGAACACTTTGAGGTTTAAAACCGAACGTGCCTACTTGCAAGCTCTGTCGTCTCGTCGCAGCGACCGGGCAGGCCTGGTTCAGCTTGCTCTCCATTTGGCACTGCTGGCGCTCTCCAGTCTGCTTTGTCTACGCGCCGCCGGCAGCGCATGGTTAGCTCCTGCTCTGCTGATGCAGGGCGCGCTTCTCGTTTTCCTCTTCTGCCCCCTGCACGAGGCCAGCCATCGCTCGGCTTTCCGCAGCCGGAAACTCAACGACGCGGTGGCTTGGGGGGCGGGGCTGCTTCTGCTGATCGCACCGACCTGGTTTCGCCACTACCACATGGCCCATCACCGCTGGACTCAAAACCCGACGCGCGATCCCGAGCTGGAGACCCCCAAGCCCGAAAGCCTTGGCGCCTGGTTGCTGCATGTGTCGGGGCTGCCGCTCTGGCGGGCTCAGACGGTGACCTTGCTCCGCCTCTCCGTCGGACGTGGCGACTTTTCCTATCTGCCACAGCGCGACCGTGCCAAGGCCGAACGCGAGGCACGGCTGATGCTGGCGATCTACGGGGCTGGGGCTCTAACAGCGTTCGGCTTCCAGAGCTGGCTAGCCCTGCTGATCTGGATCGGGCCGCTCCTGGTCGGTCAACCGCTGCTGCGTCTGTTCCTGCTCGCCGAGCACGGCGGCTGCCCCTACACAGCGGACATGCTGGCCAACACCCGTACCACATTCACCACGGCCGCCCTGCGCCGGCTGTGCTGGAACATGAACTTCCACGCCGAGCACCACGCCTACCCCTCGGTCCCCTTCCATGCCTTACCGGAATTGCACGGGTGGCTCAGGGATCGCCTACAGGTGACCGCTCGGGGCTACATCGCGGCAAATCGTCAGATCTTGCGTCAGATCACAGGAGCGCCCAGCCAGCCAGCGCGCCAGCAGCCACAACCGCCCAGGGCGGCACCTTGA
- a CDS encoding molybdopterin-dependent oxidoreductase — protein sequence MALLICLTLGRPGVASDLPAPEGRVLLEVAGAITQTNAQDDEGQPLAVLDLALLERFGGVRLETETPWTDDLAVFEGIAGQQLIELLGIRGDTAVALAVALNDYQVEIPISDFREAGLLIAYKRNGSPMRVRDNGPLWIVFPYSQIEETDNRAYLARSIWQLRRLEFR from the coding sequence GTGGCCTTGTTGATCTGTTTGACCCTGGGTCGTCCAGGGGTTGCCAGCGACCTCCCGGCGCCGGAAGGTCGAGTTCTGCTTGAAGTTGCAGGCGCGATTACACAGACCAATGCGCAAGATGACGAGGGTCAGCCGCTGGCTGTTCTGGATTTGGCGCTGCTCGAGCGCTTCGGTGGAGTCCGGCTGGAGACCGAGACGCCCTGGACCGACGATTTGGCGGTTTTCGAGGGGATCGCGGGACAGCAACTTATCGAGCTTCTCGGCATCCGGGGCGATACGGCTGTGGCTCTGGCTGTGGCTTTGAACGACTACCAGGTGGAGATCCCAATTTCGGATTTCCGCGAGGCGGGTCTTCTCATTGCCTACAAACGGAACGGATCCCCCATGCGGGTGCGCGATAACGGGCCGCTCTGGATCGTGTTTCCCTATAGCCAGATCGAAGAAACCGACAACCGGGCCTATCTCGCCCGTTCGATCTGGCAGCTCCGCCGGCTTGAGTTTCGGTAG
- a CDS encoding sensor histidine kinase, translated as MRKPFDKVLWSPDLKMNLPGLAILLGGLALTLVGLLLGDALHETDQAIKERKDSLFWAVSQVEYEFDRLRIAGFELENSGEAADFEELALRQEIFVNRVRLLDTGIYSGQLAQQPDHAAILVEVERVIEQADKIIAEAPQVGVRETAGRLLQTLGPLAPALRQMTVKASQRYYAMQEGHQKHLQRLLQMIAAVFLLLSAGVIAFVFLIMWQHRRLRHSNTSLVRLSERLHEANLTKDRFLASMSHELRTPLNAILGFSEIMRDQHLGTLSERYRSYAEDIHYSAAHLLQLINDILDLSKLEAGRRELDLTYLSVGDELTHIARLLTTEARKRGVTLVCVPKLALPPVFADRLALRQVLLNLIGNALKFSSAGDSVEVTAIQDANGLTVSVIDQGVGIDSDDLDWVLQPFEQVRSNMTAVAQGTGLGLPLSKGLVELHGGHLWIESAPGIGTTVSFTIPLSIEVSMPTACKERLSA; from the coding sequence ATGAGGAAGCCCTTCGACAAGGTGCTTTGGAGTCCCGACCTGAAAATGAATCTGCCGGGCTTGGCCATCCTGCTGGGAGGTCTGGCACTGACTTTGGTCGGCCTTCTGCTCGGCGACGCCCTCCACGAAACCGATCAGGCTATCAAGGAGCGCAAGGACAGCCTGTTTTGGGCCGTTTCTCAAGTCGAGTACGAGTTCGATCGGCTTCGCATCGCCGGCTTCGAGCTCGAGAACAGCGGCGAAGCCGCCGATTTCGAGGAGCTTGCTCTTCGACAAGAGATTTTCGTGAATCGCGTCAGGCTTTTGGATACCGGTATCTACAGCGGGCAGCTTGCTCAGCAACCGGATCATGCCGCCATCTTGGTCGAGGTTGAGAGGGTCATCGAACAGGCGGATAAGATCATCGCAGAGGCGCCGCAGGTCGGCGTTCGGGAAACCGCGGGCCGCTTGCTCCAAACACTCGGTCCGCTGGCGCCGGCTTTGCGGCAGATGACCGTAAAAGCCAGTCAGCGCTATTACGCGATGCAAGAGGGTCATCAGAAGCATTTGCAGCGGCTCTTGCAGATGATCGCAGCGGTGTTCCTATTGCTGTCGGCAGGCGTGATCGCCTTCGTTTTCCTGATTATGTGGCAACATCGGCGGCTGCGGCATTCCAATACATCGCTGGTACGACTGTCGGAACGCTTGCATGAAGCGAATCTGACAAAAGACCGTTTTCTGGCCAGCATGAGCCATGAGCTCCGGACCCCGCTGAACGCCATTCTAGGCTTCTCGGAGATCATGCGCGATCAGCACTTGGGCACGCTCTCGGAGCGCTATCGCAGTTACGCGGAAGACATTCATTACAGCGCGGCGCATCTCTTGCAGTTGATCAATGACATCCTCGACCTCTCGAAACTGGAGGCCGGGCGGCGGGAGCTCGACCTGACCTATCTGTCCGTCGGCGACGAGTTGACCCATATCGCGCGCCTTTTGACCACCGAGGCGCGCAAACGCGGCGTCACCCTGGTGTGCGTACCCAAGCTCGCGCTTCCGCCGGTCTTCGCCGATCGACTGGCCCTCAGGCAGGTGCTGCTCAATCTGATCGGCAATGCCTTGAAGTTCTCCTCGGCCGGTGACAGCGTCGAGGTGACGGCCATTCAAGACGCCAACGGCCTGACGGTATCCGTGATCGACCAGGGTGTCGGCATCGACTCCGACGATCTGGACTGGGTGTTGCAGCCTTTCGAGCAGGTTCGTTCCAACATGACGGCCGTCGCACAAGGGACAGGCCTGGGATTGCCGCTCAGCAAAGGTCTTGTGGAGCTGCACGGCGGACATTTGTGGATCGAAAGCGCTCCGGGCATCGGCACGACGGTCAGCTTTACGATCCCGCTGTCCATAGAGGTTTCGATGCCGACCGCTTGTAAAGAACGCCTCAGCGCCTGA
- a CDS encoding aldolase, with translation MDAIQQAKIDLAAALRLSARFGFNEGVCNHFSVAIPGLDNRYLLNPHGVHWSMIRASDILLIDGQGRTLEGTTEAELTAFVIHGRVHAKHRRATCVLHTHMPYATALTCLEEGRLEPVNQNSLRFYGDVAYDPDYNGLAEDEAEGDRIAEALADKRVLFMGNHGVLVVGPSLAQAFDDLYYLEQACRVQVLAMSTGRPLKRVTDNVAASTKAEMDQGGTYAEAHFTALKRLLDAEDPSYAS, from the coding sequence GTGGACGCGATTCAACAAGCAAAGATCGACTTGGCGGCGGCACTGCGCTTGTCGGCGCGTTTCGGCTTCAACGAGGGAGTCTGCAACCACTTCAGCGTCGCCATACCGGGCTTGGACAATCGCTACCTGCTGAATCCCCACGGCGTCCACTGGTCGATGATCAGGGCGAGCGACATCCTGTTGATCGACGGCCAAGGGCGAACCCTGGAGGGGACGACCGAGGCCGAGCTGACGGCCTTCGTCATCCATGGCCGGGTGCACGCCAAGCACCGCCGCGCGACCTGCGTTCTGCACACGCATATGCCTTACGCGACGGCTTTGACCTGCCTCGAGGAGGGCCGCCTGGAGCCGGTGAACCAAAACTCCCTGCGGTTCTATGGCGACGTCGCCTACGATCCCGACTACAACGGCCTGGCAGAAGACGAGGCGGAGGGCGACCGGATCGCCGAAGCGCTGGCCGACAAGCGCGTTCTTTTCATGGGCAATCACGGTGTTTTGGTGGTGGGGCCGAGTTTGGCTCAGGCCTTCGACGACCTCTATTACCTGGAGCAAGCCTGTCGCGTTCAGGTGCTTGCCATGTCCACCGGCCGGCCGCTCAAGCGCGTGACGGACAACGTCGCGGCCAGCACCAAGGCCGAGATGGACCAGGGCGGCACCTATGCGGAGGCGCACTTCACGGCTCTGAAGCGCCTGCTCGATGCCGAAGATCCCAGCTATGCCAGCTAG
- a CDS encoding alpha/beta hydrolase, whose product MSWPVGAAGVALATYVGICLFMFLSQRQLMYHPDSEPLSAERAGPDWRIVTTETADGLRLTHLHRPAEAGQPTLLFFHGNAGHAGHRVGKLTFLAETGVGIFLSEYRGFGGNPGTPTEEGLFADARASLAWLASQGIAGPELILYGESLGSGVATAMASELADAGAPAAGLILEAPFTSMADAAQFHYPILPARWLVRDRYDSLALIARIATPLMILHGQEDRTVPFALGRRLYEAAVQPKTLVALPSTGHVGHFERPEAVQALRDFVTPAGEAVNEPETFATP is encoded by the coding sequence ATGAGCTGGCCGGTCGGCGCCGCCGGGGTGGCTCTCGCCACCTATGTCGGGATCTGTCTCTTCATGTTCCTGAGCCAGCGGCAGCTCATGTACCATCCGGATAGCGAACCGCTGTCCGCGGAGCGGGCGGGGCCGGACTGGCGGATTGTCACCACCGAGACGGCGGACGGTCTGCGCCTGACCCATCTTCACCGGCCGGCCGAAGCCGGGCAGCCGACGCTGCTTTTCTTCCACGGCAATGCCGGCCATGCCGGTCATCGGGTCGGCAAGCTGACCTTCCTGGCGGAGACCGGGGTCGGTATCTTTCTTTCCGAATATAGAGGCTTCGGTGGCAATCCCGGCACGCCGACCGAAGAGGGTCTCTTCGCAGACGCGCGTGCGTCCCTGGCCTGGCTCGCGAGTCAGGGGATCGCCGGTCCTGAGCTGATCCTCTACGGTGAGTCTCTCGGCAGCGGCGTCGCGACGGCTATGGCGAGCGAACTGGCCGACGCCGGTGCTCCGGCGGCCGGTCTGATTCTCGAGGCGCCCTTCACCTCCATGGCCGACGCCGCGCAGTTTCACTATCCGATCCTGCCCGCCCGCTGGCTGGTACGGGACCGCTACGACAGTCTCGCTCTGATCGCTCGGATTGCCACGCCCTTGATGATCCTGCACGGGCAGGAGGATCGCACCGTCCCGTTCGCTCTCGGCCGTCGACTTTACGAGGCCGCCGTCCAGCCCAAGACCCTCGTCGCCCTGCCCAGTACGGGCCATGTCGGACACTTCGAACGGCCCGAAGCGGTGCAGGCGCTGCGCGACTTCGTAACCCCTGCCGGCGAAGCCGTGAACGAGCCGGAAACCTTCGCGACGCCGTGA
- a CDS encoding PaaI family thioesterase — protein MTDDPSCADPSVFLSQLPFVKEYRINLVSSIPGEVVVEMPVEQRFSTPPANVPASIVGTIGDVAAVSSCLSKVPQGWAVATLDFTVKMIGPASGEKLIARGRVLQNGRTNSIGAADIYCVKEGAEIHCGTLLATTRNFEIKR, from the coding sequence ATGACCGACGATCCGTCCTGTGCTGATCCCAGTGTATTTCTCAGTCAGCTGCCTTTCGTCAAAGAGTACCGAATCAACCTCGTCAGCAGCATTCCCGGCGAGGTTGTTGTTGAGATGCCCGTCGAGCAGCGTTTTTCGACACCTCCCGCAAACGTTCCCGCTTCCATCGTGGGAACAATTGGGGACGTCGCCGCTGTGTCCTCCTGCCTCTCCAAAGTTCCCCAGGGCTGGGCCGTTGCGACACTGGACTTCACGGTCAAAATGATAGGACCCGCCTCCGGCGAAAAGCTAATCGCACGAGGCCGTGTATTACAGAACGGCAGGACGAACTCTATCGGTGCCGCTGACATTTATTGTGTGAAGGAAGGCGCGGAGATTCACTGCGGGACTCTGCTTGCAACCACCCGCAATTTCGAGATCAAGCGATAA
- a CDS encoding multidrug effflux MFS transporter: MRKAGSPPALTTLYLLAAMSPLTLNMIVPSLANIARDLRADYAIISLALGGYLAVTAFVELGVGPLSDRIGRRPVLLAALAVFTVASLGCAMAQSAETFLAFRMLQAGAISGYVLSMAIVRDTQEGAEVAGLLGRIGMAMALAPMVGPMLGSVLDVAFGWRAIFLLYVTVGAALLCLAWFDLGETMRRRSEEEDPEEQRLTQLLSEPIFWCYALCTAFSIGAFYVFLAGAPLIATSVFGITTATLGLFVGSITAGFMFGSFLTSRLVSRYALSSVMLAGRVVACAGMLIGLAVLASGMVTPLLYFGCTIFVGVGNGLTTPNSNAGAMSVRPRLAGSAAGITGALTLSGGALMATVTGFLLADSPSPQGLLILMLIASFAGLLAAIVAIRLEKKAVKRRTT; this comes from the coding sequence ATGCGAAAGGCGGGTTCACCACCGGCCCTGACGACCCTTTATCTTCTGGCGGCGATGTCCCCGCTGACACTCAACATGATCGTACCGTCGCTGGCCAACATCGCACGGGACTTGAGGGCCGACTACGCGATTATAAGCCTTGCTCTAGGTGGCTATTTGGCCGTGACGGCATTTGTTGAGCTAGGTGTGGGGCCTTTGTCCGACCGGATCGGGCGCCGTCCGGTTCTGCTGGCAGCGTTGGCCGTCTTTACCGTTGCATCGTTGGGATGTGCGATGGCGCAGAGCGCGGAGACGTTTCTCGCGTTCAGGATGCTGCAGGCTGGCGCCATCTCGGGTTACGTCCTTTCTATGGCGATCGTTCGCGACACGCAGGAGGGGGCGGAGGTTGCCGGACTGCTTGGTAGGATCGGCATGGCAATGGCGCTTGCACCAATGGTGGGGCCGATGCTGGGCAGCGTTTTGGATGTAGCTTTTGGCTGGCGAGCGATATTCCTGCTCTATGTGACTGTTGGTGCGGCATTGCTGTGTCTTGCATGGTTTGATCTCGGAGAAACCATGCGGCGGCGGTCGGAGGAGGAGGACCCGGAGGAGCAAAGGCTGACACAGCTTCTCAGCGAGCCCATTTTTTGGTGCTACGCACTCTGCACAGCATTCTCTATCGGCGCATTCTATGTCTTTCTCGCCGGCGCTCCGCTCATTGCAACCTCGGTGTTCGGGATCACGACGGCGACGCTAGGGTTGTTTGTCGGCAGCATCACCGCCGGCTTCATGTTCGGCAGCTTTCTTACCTCGCGTTTGGTCTCGCGCTATGCGTTAAGCTCGGTCATGTTGGCGGGGCGGGTCGTGGCCTGTGCCGGAATGCTTATCGGTCTTGCCGTGCTCGCATCGGGGATGGTGACGCCGTTGCTCTACTTCGGTTGCACGATATTTGTCGGTGTGGGCAACGGTCTGACGACGCCGAACAGCAACGCCGGTGCCATGTCCGTGCGTCCCCGGCTGGCCGGCAGCGCAGCGGGCATTACCGGAGCGCTGACGCTGTCCGGTGGCGCATTGATGGCCACCGTGACGGGTTTTCTTCTCGCGGACAGCCCCTCTCCGCAAGGTTTGTTGATTTTGATGCTGATCGCATCCTTTGCCGGGTTGCTGGCAGCAATCGTCGCGATCCGACTTGAAAAAAAGGCCGTCAAACGCAGAACTACGTGA